One window of Pseudomonas sp. ML2-2023-3 genomic DNA carries:
- a CDS encoding FecR domain-containing protein — MDQALDWLITLECASDEQKAAFQNWLNADPAHALAFAKANAIWNGEPVLAAAQTLQTRRTPRLLQRIGRHWKHLATAAVVILCVGSYGNVPLRLQADHLTVVGERQRLQLEDGSKVLLNTNSAFSSKVVNAQASARLYQGEAYFEIPADLELPMVLDAGPVRVSVRDTDFAVSYLNGEAQVRVQRGDVDLRVSSVGTQMRLSAGNSVRIGPNGFSKTARLNPQTDLAWVQGRLVFENCPMGKVLDEVRRYYPGWIVSNNDKLASIAVTGNYRLDQPLDILRSLAHITSSNISEFPALVILN; from the coding sequence ATGGATCAGGCACTGGACTGGCTGATCACCCTTGAGTGTGCGAGCGACGAACAAAAAGCCGCCTTCCAAAACTGGCTCAATGCCGACCCTGCCCACGCCCTCGCCTTTGCCAAAGCCAATGCGATCTGGAATGGAGAGCCGGTTCTGGCTGCCGCGCAAACCCTGCAAACCCGCCGCACGCCACGCCTGTTGCAACGCATCGGGCGGCACTGGAAGCACCTGGCAACAGCGGCGGTCGTGATTCTTTGTGTCGGCAGTTACGGCAATGTGCCCTTGCGACTGCAAGCCGATCATCTGACCGTGGTCGGCGAGCGCCAGCGCCTGCAACTGGAAGACGGTTCAAAAGTACTGCTTAACACCAACTCCGCGTTCTCCAGCAAAGTGGTCAATGCCCAGGCCAGCGCTCGCCTGTACCAGGGCGAAGCGTACTTCGAAATCCCGGCCGACCTGGAACTGCCCATGGTCCTTGATGCTGGCCCCGTGCGTGTCAGTGTGCGCGATACCGACTTTGCCGTGAGCTACCTCAATGGCGAAGCCCAAGTGCGGGTGCAACGCGGCGATGTTGACTTGCGGGTGAGCAGTGTCGGCACCCAAATGCGTTTGTCTGCCGGTAACAGCGTGCGCATCGGCCCCAACGGATTCAGCAAGACCGCCAGGCTCAACCCCCAGACCGACCTGGCCTGGGTTCAAGGGCGCCTGGTGTTTGAAAACTGCCCGATGGGCAAAGTACTGGATGAAGTGCGCCGCTATTACCCCGGATGGATCGTCAGCAACAACGACAAACTGGCCAGCATTGCAGTGACCGGAAACTACCGGCTCGACCAGCCGCTGGACATCCTGCGCTCACTCGCCCACATCACCTCGAGCAACATCTCGGAATTCCCCGCGCTGGTCATTCTTAATTAG
- a CDS encoding TonB-dependent receptor, which translates to MPTRFNSRSSSNVRTGGLQQCTLSLLTAAMLLAGVQAAPVMAATDGQSATRSVGNYKFAISQQPLASALNDFSAVTGWQVGLPAELAQNVSSPGVRGSLPPEKALERLLIGTNLGYRKLGNNNIVLEKRSSSTGTLALQQVTISATRQEQDVNSVPSTVTVHDRQELDRDNVNTIKDLVRYEPGVTVGGAGQRGGISNYNIRGIDGDRILTQIDGVEIPSSFFNGPYAKTQRNYVDPEIIKRVEILRGPASVLYGSNAIGGAVSYFTLDPDDIIKPGQDVGARLKTGYSSADRSWLKSGTVAGRSGEFDGLLHLSQRDGHETKSYGDHGGTGLSRTAANPEDVKTTNVLAKAGWNYNDDDRLAFTYEKYKDRTDIDVKSAVGGPFNNGQPLGMYRSRTGQDTITRERFGVENSMVLDTMLTDHFKWSLNYQIAKTDQNTLENYFPFTRNVMRSRNTKYEEKMWVLDVQADKAFHIADTDHLLTYGATVKHQNVTGSRSGSGTCLAVGRGCTAVGANSPSDYLVKSSDFPDPTINTYSLFAQDQISWNDWTFMPGLRYDYTKLTPHVTQEFLNTVNSDQRGTVNDDEKVWHRLSPKFGVTYAFNDNYTWYGQYSEGFRTPSAKALYGRYDNLQAGYTVEPNPNLEPEKSKSYETGLRGNFEAGSFDVAVFYNKYRDFINEDAITPGYNELAFQSNNIKHATIRGAEVKGRLNLDAFGAPQGLYTKGSVAYAHGRNNDTGQPINSVNPLTAVMGLGYEQQNYGGLVSWTLVKSKNQVDDNTFFSPDGTSKQFKSPGYGVLDLTGFYKVTQDVTVNAGLYNLTDKKYWNWDDVRGYDSVGEAGVLNPANMERLTAPGRNFAINLVWDI; encoded by the coding sequence ATGCCCACTCGTTTCAACAGCCGGTCCTCATCCAACGTCCGCACGGGCGGTTTGCAGCAGTGCACGTTGTCGTTGTTGACCGCTGCCATGCTCCTGGCCGGTGTACAGGCGGCTCCCGTCATGGCCGCGACCGATGGGCAGTCGGCCACCCGCTCCGTGGGCAATTACAAATTCGCGATTTCCCAGCAGCCGCTGGCGTCTGCCCTGAACGATTTCAGCGCCGTCACCGGCTGGCAGGTCGGGTTACCGGCAGAGCTGGCGCAGAATGTGTCCTCGCCCGGCGTACGCGGCTCCCTGCCCCCGGAAAAAGCCCTTGAACGTCTGCTCATCGGTACCAACCTGGGCTACCGCAAACTGGGCAACAACAACATTGTGCTGGAAAAGCGCAGCAGCTCCACCGGCACCCTGGCCTTGCAACAAGTGACCATCAGCGCCACTCGCCAGGAACAGGACGTGAACTCGGTGCCCAGCACCGTCACCGTCCATGACCGCCAGGAGCTGGACCGCGATAACGTCAATACCATCAAGGATCTGGTGCGCTATGAGCCGGGTGTCACGGTAGGTGGCGCCGGTCAGCGCGGCGGTATCAGCAACTACAATATCCGCGGTATCGATGGCGACCGGATTCTGACCCAGATTGATGGCGTTGAAATCCCCAGCTCGTTCTTCAACGGCCCTTACGCCAAGACCCAGCGCAACTACGTCGACCCGGAAATCATCAAGCGTGTTGAAATCCTCCGTGGTCCGGCGTCAGTGCTGTATGGCAGCAACGCCATCGGCGGCGCCGTCAGCTACTTCACCCTGGACCCGGATGACATCATCAAGCCGGGCCAGGATGTCGGTGCCCGCCTGAAAACAGGCTACAGCTCGGCCGATCGCAGCTGGCTGAAATCGGGCACGGTGGCCGGTCGTTCGGGTGAATTCGATGGCTTGCTGCACCTGAGCCAGCGCGACGGGCATGAAACCAAATCTTATGGCGATCACGGCGGCACCGGCCTCTCCCGGACCGCGGCCAACCCCGAAGACGTGAAAACCACCAACGTGCTGGCCAAGGCCGGCTGGAACTACAACGATGACGATCGCCTGGCCTTCACCTACGAGAAGTACAAGGACCGTACTGATATCGATGTGAAAAGTGCCGTCGGTGGCCCGTTCAACAACGGCCAGCCGCTGGGCATGTATCGCTCCCGAACCGGCCAGGACACCATCACTCGCGAACGTTTCGGTGTGGAAAACAGCATGGTTCTCGACACCATGCTGACCGATCACTTCAAGTGGAGCCTGAACTACCAGATCGCCAAGACCGACCAGAACACCCTGGAAAACTACTTCCCCTTCACCCGCAATGTGATGCGCTCGCGCAACACTAAATATGAAGAAAAAATGTGGGTACTGGACGTCCAGGCGGACAAGGCTTTCCATATTGCCGACACCGATCACCTGCTGACCTATGGCGCCACCGTCAAGCATCAGAATGTCACCGGTTCGCGCAGCGGCTCGGGCACCTGCCTGGCAGTGGGCAGAGGCTGCACGGCTGTTGGCGCCAACAGCCCGAGCGATTATCTGGTCAAGTCCAGCGACTTCCCCGACCCGACCATCAACACCTACAGCCTGTTCGCCCAGGATCAGATCAGCTGGAACGACTGGACCTTCATGCCCGGTCTTCGCTACGACTACACCAAGCTGACGCCGCACGTCACACAGGAATTCCTCAATACCGTCAACAGTGACCAGCGAGGCACGGTGAACGACGATGAAAAAGTCTGGCATCGACTGTCGCCCAAATTTGGCGTGACCTACGCGTTCAACGATAACTACACGTGGTACGGCCAATACAGCGAAGGCTTCCGCACCCCAAGCGCCAAGGCCTTGTATGGTCGCTATGACAACCTTCAGGCGGGCTACACGGTCGAGCCAAACCCGAATCTGGAACCGGAAAAAAGCAAAAGCTACGAGACGGGCCTGCGCGGCAACTTTGAGGCGGGGTCATTCGACGTCGCAGTTTTCTATAACAAATACCGCGACTTCATCAATGAAGACGCCATCACCCCCGGCTACAACGAACTTGCGTTCCAGAGCAATAACATCAAGCACGCCACCATCAGGGGGGCTGAAGTCAAAGGCCGCTTGAACCTGGACGCCTTCGGCGCACCGCAGGGCCTCTACACCAAGGGCTCGGTGGCGTATGCCCACGGCCGCAACAACGACACTGGCCAGCCGATCAACAGCGTCAACCCGCTGACCGCCGTCATGGGCCTGGGCTACGAACAACAGAACTACGGTGGTCTGGTGAGCTGGACACTGGTCAAGAGCAAAAACCAGGTCGACGACAACACCTTCTTTTCCCCGGATGGCACCAGCAAACAGTTCAAGTCGCCGGGCTATGGCGTGCTCGACCTGACCGGTTTCTACAAGGTCACCCAGGACGTCACCGTCAATGCTGGCCTGTACAACCTGACCGACAAGAAATACTGGAACTGGGATGACGTGCGCGGTTACGACAGCGTGGGCGAAGCCGGTGTGCTGAACCCGGCCAATATGGAGCGCTTGACCGCTCCGGGCCGCAACTTCGCAATCAATCTGGTCTGGGATATCTGA
- a CDS encoding biliverdin-producing heme oxygenase, whose product MTTPDSAPRPSERSKRLTLATRETHDTLGEKVMGRDPFGSLENYTHFATAQYLFLTELAALHTDPRLTQHIPNLPERCRAEQIKADLIDLGVELPTPVAGAVNAPSKAQALGWVFVSEGSKLGAGVLIKQARLLGLSETHGARHMGEPAEGRGRNWKSFIEMLDSVELTPEEDAELEQAANDAFSRFTFLLEQTYVKQPELA is encoded by the coding sequence ATGACCACTCCAGATTCCGCACCGCGTCCTTCCGAGCGCTCCAAGCGCCTGACCCTCGCCACCCGTGAGACTCACGACACCCTGGGCGAGAAAGTCATGGGCCGCGACCCCTTTGGCAGCCTCGAAAACTACACCCACTTCGCGACCGCCCAGTACCTGTTCCTGACCGAGCTGGCCGCGCTGCACACCGATCCACGCCTGACCCAGCACATCCCCAACTTGCCTGAGCGCTGCCGTGCAGAGCAAATCAAGGCTGACCTGATCGACCTGGGCGTCGAGCTGCCGACACCGGTTGCCGGCGCGGTCAATGCACCGAGCAAGGCACAGGCACTGGGTTGGGTATTTGTGTCCGAAGGCTCCAAGCTGGGCGCGGGCGTATTGATCAAGCAAGCCCGCCTCCTGGGCCTTAGCGAGACCCACGGTGCCCGTCACATGGGTGAACCTGCCGAAGGCCGTGGTCGTAACTGGAAGAGCTTTATCGAAATGCTCGACAGCGTCGAACTCACCCCAGAGGAAGATGCCGAGCTGGAACAAGCCGCCAACGATGCCTTCAGCCGCTTTACCTTCCTGCTGGAACAGACCTACGTGAAACAGCCAGAACTGGCTTAA
- a CDS encoding YbaN family protein, with protein MTRQTQSSSKIARILFGLLAYVSLGIGLIAIVIPGLPTTEFILLAAWAATKSSPRLSAWLENHRLFGPILTNWRNGKIIKRNAKISATVSMLLCAGLMLYVLDHNWPVFLAIAGMSMGNLWIWSRPENMPATIATTKQL; from the coding sequence ATGACCCGCCAAACCCAATCCTCGTCGAAAATCGCGCGCATCCTGTTCGGCTTGCTGGCCTACGTGAGCCTGGGCATTGGCTTGATCGCGATTGTGATTCCGGGCCTGCCGACCACCGAATTCATTTTGCTCGCCGCCTGGGCCGCGACCAAAAGCTCTCCGCGCCTGAGTGCCTGGCTGGAAAACCACCGATTGTTCGGCCCTATCCTGACCAACTGGCGCAACGGCAAGATCATCAAGCGCAACGCCAAAATCAGCGCCACTGTCAGCATGTTGTTGTGTGCAGGGCTGATGCTTTATGTACTGGATCACAACTGGCCGGTGTTTCTGGCGATTGCCGGCATGAGCATGGGCAACCTGTGGATCTGGTCGCGGCCGGAGAATATGCCCGCAACCATTGCGACGACTAAACAGCTGTAG